A region from the Posidoniimonas polymericola genome encodes:
- a CDS encoding M1 family aminopeptidase, translating to MTRLPLTVSLSTIALILACAAGAAAAEELCVCRYCQGAAQLGPEPGATTDARHYAPDRVIDVLNIKINVTPDFETHTIAGETTLTFKPISRPVDEVILDAVDLRVTSVTASQEIKDWVNDGEHLTILFAAPLKLDREAEVVVKYTAEPDKGLYFRTAKDGYPAGDTHLWTQGEPHEARHWFPNFDYPNEKSTSEVICHVPSEMTVLSNGSLVSTDEADGQKTVHWKQDLPHASYLICLAAGKFAELTDQAGDIPLGFYTQPSLAEHAKNSFADTAKIMEFYQQEIGVPYPWAKYYQVTGRDFIAGGMENTTLTVLTERTIYSDETENLRSSRNLDAHEMAHQWFGDYVTCEDWANLWLNEGFATFYTHLYDAHKLGRDEMLYRLYNDATRAILTKDKDTRPIVYRGYKAAWDQFDFRAYPKGAWVLHMLRSQLGKDLYRQAIKNYLEKHAFTSVTTPDLMAELEDVSGRSLDRFFDQWVYHGGFPVLKVSYKWLPKEGLAKVSVKQTQEVNNDVLLFHLPTKLRFAVDGKNIDHAITVDQKEQDFYVPLPGKPSIVRFDPELTVLAKVEFDKPQEMLEEQLKNEQDVVGRLLAVAALKKKKDAKSLEALKTALNSDPFYGVRLAAADALSDRESDEAYEALAASLNQEDARVRKEVIESIGKFYRAEALEQLSKVVSEEKNPDIAASAVRSLSAYTDPAALDAIRGAMGKESFQNVLAEAAIAAAARTADPTLTPAVMRTLSARRQDFTDRGMAESLQALGKLAKDTEHAPAARKVIVGYLNDPSSKVQTGAVEALGELGDRRSIAALRTYSSREDRLGRAAKQAIEKIEKDAPSAPKEVSELRKLVRELGEQQEKMADQLKELKGKNDADAATGDDEKKEPEK from the coding sequence ATGACGAGACTCCCGCTTACCGTTTCTCTGTCGACCATCGCCCTCATCCTCGCGTGCGCCGCTGGCGCCGCGGCCGCCGAAGAGCTCTGCGTCTGCCGCTACTGTCAGGGGGCGGCGCAGCTCGGGCCGGAGCCCGGCGCCACCACGGATGCCAGGCACTATGCGCCGGACCGGGTCATTGACGTGCTGAACATTAAGATCAACGTCACCCCCGATTTCGAAACCCACACCATCGCGGGCGAGACCACCCTCACCTTCAAACCGATCAGCCGCCCGGTAGACGAGGTCATCCTCGACGCGGTCGACCTGCGGGTGACCAGCGTCACCGCGTCGCAGGAGATCAAGGACTGGGTCAACGACGGCGAGCACCTGACGATCTTGTTCGCCGCGCCGCTGAAGCTCGACCGCGAGGCCGAGGTAGTAGTCAAGTACACGGCCGAGCCGGACAAGGGCCTCTACTTCCGCACGGCGAAGGACGGCTACCCCGCCGGGGACACGCACCTGTGGACCCAGGGCGAGCCGCACGAGGCGCGGCACTGGTTCCCCAACTTCGACTACCCCAACGAGAAGTCGACCAGCGAGGTCATCTGCCACGTGCCGAGCGAGATGACCGTGTTGTCGAACGGCAGCCTGGTCTCAACCGACGAGGCCGACGGTCAGAAGACCGTCCACTGGAAGCAGGACCTGCCGCACGCCAGCTACCTGATCTGCCTGGCCGCCGGCAAGTTCGCCGAGCTGACCGACCAGGCGGGCGACATCCCGCTCGGTTTCTACACACAGCCCTCGCTGGCCGAGCACGCTAAAAACTCGTTCGCCGACACCGCCAAGATCATGGAGTTCTACCAGCAAGAGATCGGCGTGCCGTACCCCTGGGCCAAGTACTACCAGGTCACCGGCCGCGACTTCATCGCTGGCGGCATGGAGAACACCACGCTGACCGTGCTGACCGAACGCACCATCTACTCCGACGAGACCGAGAACCTCCGCTCCAGCCGCAACCTCGACGCGCACGAGATGGCCCACCAGTGGTTTGGCGACTACGTCACGTGCGAGGACTGGGCCAACCTGTGGCTCAACGAGGGCTTCGCGACCTTTTACACCCACCTGTACGACGCCCACAAGCTGGGCCGCGACGAGATGCTGTACCGCCTGTACAACGACGCCACCCGCGCCATCCTTACCAAGGACAAGGACACCCGGCCCATCGTCTACCGCGGCTACAAGGCGGCCTGGGACCAGTTCGACTTCCGCGCCTACCCCAAGGGCGCCTGGGTGCTGCACATGCTCCGCAGCCAGCTCGGCAAGGACCTCTACCGCCAGGCGATCAAGAACTACCTCGAGAAGCACGCCTTCACCAGCGTTACCACGCCCGACTTGATGGCCGAGCTCGAGGACGTGTCGGGCAGGTCGCTCGACCGCTTTTTCGACCAGTGGGTCTACCACGGCGGCTTCCCGGTATTGAAGGTCAGCTACAAGTGGCTGCCCAAGGAGGGCCTGGCCAAGGTGAGCGTCAAGCAGACCCAAGAGGTCAACAACGACGTGCTGCTGTTCCACCTCCCGACCAAGCTCCGCTTCGCCGTTGACGGCAAGAACATCGACCACGCGATCACGGTCGACCAGAAGGAACAGGACTTCTACGTGCCGCTCCCTGGCAAGCCGTCGATCGTCCGGTTCGACCCCGAACTCACCGTGCTCGCCAAGGTTGAGTTCGACAAGCCGCAGGAGATGCTCGAGGAGCAGCTCAAGAACGAGCAGGACGTCGTCGGCCGGTTGCTGGCGGTCGCGGCCCTCAAGAAAAAGAAGGACGCCAAGTCGCTCGAGGCCCTCAAGACGGCCCTCAACTCCGACCCGTTCTACGGCGTCCGACTGGCGGCCGCCGACGCCCTGTCCGACCGCGAGTCCGACGAGGCGTACGAGGCCCTGGCCGCCTCGCTCAATCAGGAGGACGCCCGCGTCCGCAAGGAGGTCATTGAGTCGATCGGCAAGTTCTACCGCGCCGAGGCGCTCGAGCAGCTCAGCAAGGTCGTGTCCGAAGAAAAGAACCCCGACATCGCCGCGTCGGCGGTACGTTCGCTCAGCGCGTACACCGACCCCGCCGCACTCGACGCGATCCGCGGTGCGATGGGCAAGGAGAGCTTCCAGAACGTGCTGGCCGAGGCCGCCATCGCCGCCGCCGCCCGCACCGCCGACCCGACGCTGACGCCCGCGGTGATGCGGACCCTCAGCGCCCGCCGCCAGGACTTCACCGACCGCGGCATGGCCGAGTCGCTGCAGGCGCTCGGCAAGCTGGCCAAGGACACCGAGCACGCCCCCGCCGCCCGGAAGGTGATCGTCGGCTACCTGAACGACCCGTCGAGCAAGGTCCAGACCGGAGCGGTCGAGGCCCTTGGCGAGCTGGGCGACCGCCGCTCGATCGCCGCGCTGCGGACCTACAGCAGCCGCGAAGACCGCCTCGGCCGGGCGGCCAAGCAGGCGATCGAGAAGATCGAAAAGGACGCCCCCAGCGCCCCGAAGGAGGTCTCCGAGCTGCGGAAGCTGGTGCGGGAGCTCGGGGAGCAGCAGGAGAAGATGGCCGACCAGCTCAAGGAGCTCAAGGGCAAGAACGACGCGGACGCCGCCACGGGCGACGACGAGAAGAAGGAGCCCGAGAAATAG
- a CDS encoding tetratricopeptide repeat protein: MRHRLKTLLPLASAAAIALASLCCAPPAAHAIDWPFFGGGGDAPASGRTGPGTEEWWKQHKKSAVMTPGKGYQVPGYDGYYDAKGRPMDAPADEVIDSLVDEDEPVGLLPGLDPKTHIKNLKEAVGRGADQGVAGQMLAEGKTLFQQQEYGKAASRFESAADYAAGSTVEAEALFMLGECYFWQDKYLKARDTFNGLVSKHPNTRNLNTLIGRQWVIAQYWEKHYFDYNKTARLRPNLLDGTRPTFDTIGQAIKTYDSIRLNDPTGPWADDAIMATASIYFRQERYGDADYQYSLLRKEYPRSEHQFNAHVLGLQAKLRKYQGADYDGAVLDEAKVLLKQIRTQFAGRLTDEEKDRLRSAQAEVAKATEERDLRMAQYYDKTSHYGAARQYYGRIAQNYGSSPVAQQARERLAEIGGEPARPEKPMSWLVDLFPESRERSIVNQIPELRRDAETRVAEAPGDATTK; this comes from the coding sequence ATGCGTCACCGCCTGAAAACGTTGCTCCCGCTGGCGTCCGCCGCCGCGATTGCGCTCGCCTCGTTGTGCTGCGCTCCCCCCGCCGCCCACGCGATCGACTGGCCGTTTTTTGGCGGCGGCGGTGATGCGCCGGCGTCGGGCCGCACGGGACCGGGGACCGAGGAGTGGTGGAAGCAGCACAAGAAGTCCGCCGTCATGACGCCGGGCAAGGGATACCAGGTGCCCGGCTACGACGGCTACTACGACGCCAAGGGCCGCCCGATGGACGCGCCGGCCGACGAGGTGATCGACTCGCTGGTCGACGAAGACGAGCCGGTCGGTCTGCTGCCGGGCCTCGACCCCAAGACGCACATCAAGAACCTCAAGGAGGCGGTCGGCCGCGGCGCCGACCAGGGCGTCGCGGGGCAGATGCTTGCCGAGGGCAAGACGTTGTTCCAGCAGCAGGAGTACGGCAAGGCCGCCAGCCGCTTCGAGTCGGCCGCCGACTACGCCGCCGGGTCGACTGTCGAGGCCGAGGCGTTGTTCATGCTCGGCGAGTGCTACTTCTGGCAGGACAAGTACCTCAAGGCCCGCGACACCTTCAACGGCCTGGTTAGCAAGCACCCCAACACGCGGAACCTGAACACGCTGATCGGCCGCCAGTGGGTGATCGCGCAGTACTGGGAGAAGCACTACTTCGACTACAACAAGACGGCGCGTCTGCGTCCCAACCTGCTGGACGGCACCCGCCCCACGTTCGACACCATCGGCCAGGCGATCAAGACCTACGACAGCATCCGGCTGAACGACCCGACCGGGCCCTGGGCAGACGACGCCATCATGGCGACCGCCAGCATCTACTTCCGCCAGGAGCGCTACGGCGACGCCGACTACCAGTACTCGCTGCTGCGGAAGGAGTACCCGCGCAGCGAGCACCAGTTCAACGCCCACGTGCTCGGCCTGCAGGCCAAGCTCCGCAAGTACCAGGGCGCCGACTACGACGGCGCCGTGCTCGACGAGGCCAAGGTGCTGCTGAAGCAGATCCGCACGCAGTTCGCCGGTCGCCTGACCGACGAGGAGAAGGATCGCCTCCGCAGCGCCCAGGCCGAGGTCGCCAAGGCGACCGAGGAACGCGACCTCCGCATGGCGCAGTACTACGACAAGACCTCACACTACGGCGCGGCCCGGCAGTACTACGGCCGGATCGCCCAGAACTACGGTTCTTCACCGGTAGCGCAGCAGGCGCGGGAACGCCTCGCGGAGATCGGCGGCGAGCCCGCCAGGCCCGAGAAGCCGATGAGCTGGCTGGTCGACCTGTTCCCGGAAAGCAGGGAGCGATCGATCGTCAACCAGATCCCCGAGCTCCGCCGCGACGCCGAGACCCGCGTCGCCGAGGCGCCGGGGGACGCGACCACCAAGTAG
- the lptE gene encoding LPS assembly lipoprotein LptE, with the protein MVGAKHRQTARRPMLVGFCLLAVAGCANYQAGSGSLYAPDVHTVYVPMIESESFRRDLGERLTEAVCKEIEQKTPFKVVGDPSADSVLTIRLRPDARRVVAEDGLDQARYLENELSAEVSWINRRRLPIMPSQSMPLPGGLTEVQESSLLIPAAGQTVASQQQAAIHRLAEQIVGLMEEPW; encoded by the coding sequence ATGGTTGGCGCTAAACACCGACAGACAGCCCGGCGGCCGATGCTCGTCGGCTTCTGCTTGCTCGCGGTCGCGGGCTGCGCGAACTACCAGGCCGGCTCGGGATCGCTCTACGCCCCCGACGTGCACACCGTTTACGTTCCGATGATCGAGTCGGAAAGCTTCCGCCGCGACCTCGGCGAGCGGCTGACCGAGGCCGTCTGCAAGGAGATCGAGCAGAAGACCCCGTTCAAGGTCGTCGGCGACCCGTCGGCCGACAGCGTGCTGACCATCAGGCTCCGCCCCGACGCCCGCCGTGTCGTGGCCGAGGACGGGCTGGATCAGGCGCGGTACCTCGAGAACGAGCTGTCCGCGGAGGTCTCGTGGATCAACCGCCGCCGGCTGCCGATCATGCCCTCCCAGTCGATGCCGCTGCCGGGCGGCCTGACCGAGGTGCAGGAGTCTTCGCTGCTGATCCCGGCCGCGGGCCAGACGGTGGCCTCGCAGCAGCAGGCCGCCATCCACAGGCTGGCCGAGCAGATCGTCGGGCTGATGGAAGAGCCGTGGTAG
- a CDS encoding amidohydrolase, protein MMRLTTAATIALLIANLTPCCSAEDGPATLIVVGGPVWTADPARPTAEAVAVRGNKIVAVGSRADVEALADQSTRVVDAGGGLVIPGCIDSHVHVFTGGSNLSGVQLRDADSRELFVRRIAEHAATLPAGEWITGGDWDHTLWGGELPDREWIDEAAGDHPVWIKRLDGHMGLASSLTLKMAGVDDQTEAPDGGAIERDASGRVTGLLRDNAMGLIGGVLPQPSAETMLRHLDAATDYMLERGVTSICQMGSLRDLTALRAARSGGRLRMRVRAYTPLERWELLQRDVQENGPGDDWLRINGLKGFVDGSLGSHTAAMLEPFDDKPSDRGLLVNRPEDLLAWTRGADRAGLQVVVHAIGDRANRIQLDIFEQVARENGPRDRRFRIEHAQHPHADDIPRFGGLGVIASMQPYHAIDDGRWAEPLIGVNRCRTTYAFRSLLDTGAKLAFGSDWFVAPASVAMGLEAAVNRRTLDGKNPDGWYPEQRISLDEALRAYTADAAYAMFDEDKLGMLSPGRLADIVVFDVDPREAPAKVSEAQVGVTIVDGRVVYEAQR, encoded by the coding sequence ATGATGCGTTTAACTACCGCCGCTACCATAGCGCTGCTGATAGCGAATTTGACGCCCTGCTGCTCGGCCGAAGACGGCCCCGCCACGCTGATTGTCGTCGGCGGGCCGGTGTGGACCGCCGATCCTGCTCGCCCCACCGCCGAGGCGGTCGCCGTCCGGGGCAACAAGATCGTGGCAGTCGGCAGTCGAGCCGATGTCGAGGCGCTCGCGGACCAATCGACGCGCGTCGTCGATGCCGGTGGCGGCCTCGTCATCCCGGGCTGCATCGACTCGCACGTCCACGTGTTCACCGGCGGCAGCAACCTCAGCGGTGTGCAGCTCCGCGACGCCGACTCACGCGAGCTGTTTGTCCGCCGGATTGCGGAGCACGCCGCCACGCTCCCTGCCGGGGAGTGGATCACCGGCGGCGACTGGGACCACACCCTGTGGGGCGGTGAACTCCCCGACCGGGAGTGGATCGACGAAGCCGCCGGCGACCACCCGGTCTGGATCAAACGGCTCGACGGCCACATGGGCCTGGCCAGCTCGCTGACCCTGAAGATGGCCGGCGTCGACGACCAGACCGAAGCCCCCGACGGGGGCGCCATTGAACGCGACGCCTCGGGCCGCGTCACGGGCCTGCTGCGCGACAACGCCATGGGACTCATCGGCGGCGTGCTCCCACAGCCGTCGGCCGAGACCATGCTGCGGCACCTCGACGCCGCCACCGACTACATGCTCGAGCGTGGCGTGACCTCAATCTGCCAGATGGGCTCGCTCCGCGACCTCACGGCCCTGCGGGCGGCGCGTTCCGGCGGCCGGTTGCGGATGCGCGTCCGGGCGTACACGCCGCTGGAGCGCTGGGAGCTGCTCCAACGCGACGTCCAGGAGAACGGCCCCGGCGACGACTGGCTGCGGATCAACGGCCTGAAGGGGTTCGTCGACGGCTCGCTCGGCTCCCACACGGCGGCGATGCTCGAGCCGTTCGACGACAAACCGTCCGACCGGGGCCTGCTGGTGAATCGCCCCGAGGACCTGCTGGCCTGGACCCGCGGCGCGGACCGGGCTGGCTTGCAGGTGGTGGTCCACGCGATCGGCGACCGCGCGAACCGAATCCAGCTCGACATCTTCGAGCAGGTCGCGCGGGAGAACGGCCCCCGCGACCGGCGGTTCCGCATCGAGCACGCCCAGCACCCGCACGCGGACGACATCCCGCGGTTCGGCGGGTTGGGCGTGATCGCCAGCATGCAGCCCTACCACGCCATCGACGACGGCCGCTGGGCCGAGCCGCTGATCGGCGTCAACCGCTGCCGCACGACCTACGCGTTCCGCAGCCTGCTCGACACGGGCGCCAAGCTCGCCTTCGGGAGCGACTGGTTCGTGGCGCCCGCCTCGGTGGCGATGGGGCTCGAGGCCGCGGTCAACCGGCGGACACTCGACGGCAAGAACCCGGACGGCTGGTACCCGGAGCAGCGGATCTCGCTCGACGAGGCGCTGCGGGCCTACACCGCCGACGCGGCGTACGCGATGTTCGACGAGGACAAGCTCGGCATGCTGAGCCCCGGCAGGCTGGCCGACATCGTGGTGTTTGACGTCGACCCCCGCGAGGCGCCAGCCAAGGTCAGCGAGGCCCAGGTGGGGGTGACGATCGTCGACGGTCGGGTAGTGTACGAAGCGCAACGCTAA
- a CDS encoding aspartate kinase → MSLIVQKFGGTSVADAEKIRAAARRALRAQQQGAQVVMVVSAMGKNTDILVDLAGQVCDDPSPREMDMLLSTGEQVSVALVAMAIHDLGGKAVSLTGGQIGVLTDSSHTRARIQSIDTSRMRRLLDEGNIVIAAGFQGVDQELNITTLGRGGSDTSAVALAAVLGADMCEIYTDVDGVFTTDPRLVASARKMMQVSHDEMLELASLGAGVMHSRSIEFGKKFHVPIHVRNSGVFTDEPGTIIGPISESDDRPVSGCALTKEEARITIEGVPDEPGASLNIFRRLADLNITVDMILQTPGSEGKASISFTVVQGDLARALAAVRDAAAELGAGPISHDETVCKVSVVGLGMATQSGVADRMFRALAESNINIQAITTSEIKVSCLVKREQGLEALRAVHGEFELDRAPAKIVPFEASQKVSQAADLAAVVSGLQAMEDLTVQGCELDDSQALITMSHVPDQPGISADIFEGVAAEGIIVDMIVQGVGADGKTTVSFTVPASEIDSARKVVEELSSKLGGDVTASETVAILSVNGVGIRSHTGVSTRMFRALSESGINVELISTSEVKVNVVVAREQGDSGLRALKAAFADVVK, encoded by the coding sequence ATGTCCCTAATCGTTCAGAAATTTGGCGGCACCAGTGTGGCCGACGCCGAGAAGATCCGCGCGGCGGCCCGTCGCGCTCTCCGCGCCCAGCAGCAGGGCGCCCAGGTGGTGATGGTCGTCAGCGCGATGGGCAAGAACACTGACATCCTGGTGGACCTCGCGGGCCAGGTGTGCGACGACCCCTCGCCGCGTGAGATGGACATGCTGCTGTCGACCGGTGAGCAGGTCTCCGTGGCGTTGGTGGCGATGGCCATCCACGACCTCGGCGGCAAGGCGGTCAGCCTGACCGGCGGCCAGATCGGCGTCCTGACCGACAGCTCGCACACCCGGGCGCGGATCCAATCGATCGACACCAGCCGGATGCGGAGACTGCTGGACGAGGGCAACATCGTCATCGCGGCCGGCTTCCAGGGGGTCGACCAGGAGCTGAACATCACCACGCTGGGCCGCGGCGGCAGCGACACCTCGGCCGTGGCATTGGCGGCGGTCCTCGGCGCCGACATGTGCGAGATCTACACCGACGTCGACGGCGTGTTTACGACCGACCCGCGGCTGGTCGCTTCGGCCCGCAAGATGATGCAGGTCAGCCACGACGAGATGCTCGAGCTCGCCAGCCTTGGCGCCGGCGTGATGCACAGCCGCTCGATCGAGTTCGGCAAAAAGTTCCACGTGCCGATTCACGTCCGCAACTCCGGCGTGTTTACCGACGAGCCCGGCACCATCATCGGACCCATCAGCGAGTCCGACGACCGCCCCGTCAGCGGCTGTGCGCTCACCAAGGAAGAGGCCCGCATCACGATCGAGGGCGTGCCCGACGAGCCGGGGGCCAGCCTCAACATCTTCCGCCGACTGGCCGACCTCAACATCACGGTTGACATGATCCTGCAGACCCCCGGCAGTGAGGGGAAGGCGAGCATCTCGTTCACGGTTGTGCAGGGCGACCTCGCTCGGGCGTTGGCCGCCGTGCGTGACGCGGCCGCCGAGCTCGGCGCCGGCCCGATCTCGCATGACGAAACGGTCTGCAAGGTCTCGGTGGTGGGACTCGGCATGGCGACCCAATCGGGCGTTGCCGACCGGATGTTCCGCGCGCTCGCGGAGTCCAATATCAACATCCAGGCCATCACCACCAGCGAGATCAAGGTGAGCTGCCTGGTGAAGCGGGAGCAGGGCCTTGAGGCGCTGCGCGCGGTGCACGGCGAGTTCGAACTCGACCGCGCGCCCGCCAAGATCGTGCCGTTCGAGGCCTCGCAGAAGGTCTCGCAGGCAGCCGACCTTGCGGCCGTAGTCAGCGGGCTGCAGGCGATGGAGGACCTGACCGTGCAGGGCTGCGAGCTCGACGACTCGCAGGCGTTGATCACGATGTCGCACGTCCCCGACCAACCGGGCATCTCGGCCGACATCTTCGAGGGGGTCGCCGCCGAGGGAATCATTGTCGACATGATCGTCCAGGGCGTCGGCGCCGACGGCAAGACGACCGTCAGCTTCACCGTGCCCGCCAGCGAGATCGACAGCGCCCGCAAGGTGGTCGAAGAGCTCAGCTCAAAGCTGGGCGGCGACGTTACCGCATCCGAAACCGTGGCGATCCTGTCGGTCAACGGCGTGGGGATCCGCAGCCACACTGGGGTCAGCACCCGGATGTTCCGCGCCCTCAGCGAGTCCGGGATTAACGTCGAGTTGATCTCGACTAGCGAAGTCAAAGTGAACGTGGTGGTCGCCCGCGAGCAGGGCGATTCCGGCCTGAGGGCGCTCAAGGCAGCGTTTGCGGACGTGGTGAAGTAG
- a CDS encoding GxxExxY protein — MREPDAELDQLAAEVVDAALEVHKILGPGFLESTYEEALCIELELRGVAFERQKPVALRYKGRPVGDARLDLLVGERLVVELKATEALHPIHHAKVINYLKATELELGLLINFHVVLLKDGIKRVVLT, encoded by the coding sequence ATGCGAGAGCCCGATGCAGAACTCGACCAACTGGCGGCGGAAGTCGTCGACGCGGCCTTGGAGGTACACAAGATCCTCGGCCCCGGGTTCCTTGAGTCAACCTACGAAGAAGCCCTCTGTATTGAACTGGAATTGCGAGGCGTGGCGTTCGAACGCCAGAAACCCGTTGCACTACGGTACAAGGGGCGCCCCGTCGGAGATGCCCGGCTCGATTTGCTCGTCGGTGAGCGATTGGTCGTCGAGCTGAAAGCGACTGAAGCGCTGCACCCTATCCACCACGCGAAGGTCATCAACTACCTGAAGGCGACCGAGCTTGAGCTCGGGCTACTAATCAATTTTCACGTCGTCTTGCTGAAAGACGGCATTAAGCGAGTTGTCTTAACCTAA